Proteins encoded together in one Riemerella anatipestifer window:
- a CDS encoding inorganic pyrophosphatase: MIPSFKAHPWHGISAGEKAPEVVTVYVEIVPSDTIKYEVDKESGYLKVDRPQKFSNIIPALYGFIPRTYCDEEVKKLAVESGAKDVTMGDHDPLDICVLSSHNIQSGNLLMDAIPIGGFKMIDKGEADDKIIAVMVGDQSYGHIRDISELPEAEIKRLKHYFLTYKNLPYEEASCRIDETYGAEYAKKVVEASLKDYQTNYGE, encoded by the coding sequence ATGATTCCAAGTTTTAAAGCACACCCGTGGCACGGTATTTCTGCGGGAGAAAAAGCACCAGAAGTGGTAACGGTATATGTAGAGATTGTACCTTCGGATACCATTAAATACGAAGTGGATAAGGAAAGTGGTTACTTAAAAGTAGATAGACCACAGAAGTTTTCTAACATTATTCCAGCTTTGTATGGTTTTATCCCAAGAACTTATTGCGATGAAGAAGTAAAGAAATTGGCAGTAGAAAGCGGTGCTAAAGATGTTACTATGGGAGACCACGATCCACTTGATATTTGTGTGTTGAGTTCGCACAATATACAGTCAGGTAATTTATTGATGGACGCTATTCCAATCGGTGGGTTTAAGATGATAGACAAAGGTGAAGCTGACGATAAAATCATAGCAGTAATGGTGGGCGACCAGTCTTATGGGCACATCAGAGATATATCTGAACTTCCAGAGGCGGAAATTAAAAGACTAAAACACTACTTTTTGACTTACAAAAATCTACCTTACGAAGAAGCATCTTGCAGAATAGATGAAACTTACGGAGCAGAATACGCTAAAAAGGTAGTAGAGGCATCTCTTAAAGATTATCAAACAAACTACGGAGAATAA
- a CDS encoding BamA/TamA family outer membrane protein, with protein sequence MTRKHIRKYFQKYYLFSALTILLAFLYACSSTKKVPHGEALLTKNTIIYEDKKLFASEISNYIQQRPNKKVLFVVPLGLWLYNAANPKYDTILTEYVTYPNQMRNQSLRDSLFIKYGHPEYVGKSLTKDRFLHTVGEAPKILEQGKTIASAKNMRQFMRYRGYWDAKVTYKQDIDTAKQKAQVTYKLTFNEPTRIKNYYYSIPDSNIRSIYESEFDKSKIKTGDILDQKNLEEEVKRITERMREVGYYSFNRTNEEIYFTADTLESNKNVPLTMDIHRNDKDSPYKKTTIGKVDVFVVNHISDTLSTKPYRFDRVPQDDSVRIHKLDKQYSTRSLWLPIILKNREVYNQKFLDLTKRNVNAMNNFSIIDYKEGLRKNSDSILDVRYILKPLSKYEFKTAFDAHYSQILNFGFSPSVELTSRNVFGGAENLSTSFSGIIGTTKNAKDPGKIFNAYELSAQVALNVPRLLLPFKHYKLIPKRYSPTTSIVLGTSVQNNIGMDRINFNGSLNYTANVNDVVSHRLSLFNTQLSLTRNKDSYYDLFRGDNEVRQNIFNLYQAFNPSYDVKAYSYDDVSRTIVSDGDFLNSLTTENRDIYNTFLQSLLNRDRQTQNVLISSLNYQFLYNEIGKKYFRHPFYFSGKMELAGNLISLLGKTKDSKSILTNNEKTIFDIPYSQFAKFDADVRKYLNINSKSTLVFRQFIGVGIPYGNSTNMPFVRSYFNGGSNDIRAWIAFGGLGPADSQLNEKVRSFIMGNVKLTSNIEYRFPINNMFEGALFTDAGNIWSLKDTGLGDAFKFNKFYKQLGVGSGFGVRINVAYVTLRVDFAYKMYDPNQPEGERWRISHIKPLKPTLNFAFGYPF encoded by the coding sequence ATGACTCGTAAGCATATCAGAAAATATTTTCAAAAGTATTATTTATTTTCCGCACTCACAATTCTACTTGCTTTTTTGTACGCTTGTAGTAGCACCAAAAAAGTACCTCACGGTGAAGCCTTACTTACGAAAAATACTATAATTTACGAAGATAAAAAGCTATTTGCTAGCGAAATATCTAATTACATACAACAGAGACCCAATAAAAAAGTTCTTTTCGTAGTTCCTCTAGGATTATGGTTATATAATGCTGCTAACCCTAAATATGACACTATTCTTACAGAATATGTGACCTACCCTAACCAAATGAGAAATCAAAGTTTAAGAGATTCTCTATTTATTAAGTATGGTCACCCTGAATATGTAGGAAAATCTTTAACTAAAGACCGTTTTCTACACACTGTAGGCGAAGCTCCTAAAATATTAGAACAAGGAAAAACCATAGCTAGTGCAAAAAACATGAGACAGTTTATGCGTTACAGAGGTTATTGGGATGCTAAAGTAACTTACAAACAAGATATTGATACCGCAAAACAGAAAGCTCAAGTAACTTATAAACTTACATTTAACGAACCTACTAGAATAAAAAACTATTATTATTCTATCCCTGACAGCAATATCAGAAGTATATATGAAAGCGAATTTGATAAAAGTAAAATAAAAACTGGTGATATTCTTGACCAAAAGAACCTAGAAGAGGAAGTAAAAAGAATTACCGAGCGTATGCGTGAGGTCGGTTATTATAGCTTCAACAGAACTAATGAGGAAATTTATTTTACAGCTGACACACTAGAGAGTAACAAAAATGTGCCTCTCACTATGGATATACATAGAAATGACAAAGACAGTCCCTATAAAAAAACAACTATAGGCAAGGTAGATGTATTTGTTGTAAACCATATTAGTGACACACTAAGCACTAAACCTTATCGTTTTGATAGGGTACCCCAAGACGATAGTGTAAGAATACACAAACTTGATAAGCAATACTCCACCCGCTCTCTATGGCTCCCTATCATTCTTAAAAATAGAGAGGTCTACAATCAAAAGTTTTTAGACCTCACCAAAAGGAATGTTAATGCAATGAATAATTTTAGCATTATAGATTACAAAGAGGGACTAAGAAAAAACAGTGATAGTATTTTAGATGTAAGATATATTCTGAAACCACTTTCTAAATACGAATTCAAAACTGCTTTTGATGCTCATTATTCTCAAATATTAAACTTTGGTTTTTCTCCATCTGTTGAGTTAACTTCGAGAAATGTTTTTGGTGGTGCAGAAAACCTATCTACGAGTTTTTCAGGTATCATAGGTACCACTAAAAATGCCAAAGACCCTGGTAAAATATTCAACGCCTATGAGCTCTCTGCACAGGTAGCTCTTAATGTTCCTAGGCTTTTACTCCCTTTTAAACATTACAAATTAATTCCTAAACGCTATTCTCCCACAACTTCTATTGTTTTAGGAACTTCTGTACAGAATAATATTGGTATGGATAGAATTAACTTTAATGGAAGCCTCAACTATACTGCCAATGTAAACGATGTAGTTTCTCACAGGCTTTCCCTATTCAATACACAGCTGAGTTTAACTAGAAATAAAGACAGCTATTACGACCTATTCCGTGGAGATAATGAAGTAAGGCAAAATATATTTAATCTTTACCAAGCCTTTAATCCTTCTTACGATGTTAAAGCTTACTCCTATGATGATGTTTCTAGGACAATAGTTTCTGACGGGGATTTTTTAAACTCTTTAACTACTGAAAATAGAGACATTTACAACACTTTCTTACAATCTCTACTCAATAGAGATAGGCAAACACAGAATGTACTTATTTCTTCGTTAAACTATCAATTTTTGTATAACGAGATTGGTAAAAAATATTTCAGACACCCATTCTACTTCAGTGGAAAAATGGAATTAGCTGGTAACCTCATTAGTTTACTCGGAAAAACCAAAGATTCCAAAAGTATTTTAACCAACAACGAAAAAACAATATTCGATATTCCTTATTCACAGTTTGCAAAGTTTGATGCCGATGTGAGAAAATACCTTAACATCAATTCAAAATCTACACTTGTTTTTAGGCAGTTTATTGGAGTAGGTATTCCTTATGGAAACTCAACCAATATGCCATTTGTGAGATCTTATTTTAATGGAGGTTCTAATGATATTCGTGCGTGGATTGCCTTTGGGGGGCTTGGTCCTGCCGATTCTCAATTAAATGAAAAAGTAAGGTCTTTTATTATGGGAAATGTAAAACTAACTTCTAATATAGAATACAGATTCCCTATCAATAATATGTTTGAAGGGGCTTTGTTTACAGATGCAGGAAATATTTGGTCGCTTAAAGATACAGGATTAGGAGATGCCTTTAAGTTCAATAAATTTTATAAACAGCTAGGCGTTGGTAGTGGCTTTGGGGTAAGAATAAATGTTGCCTATGTTACCCTCAGAGTAGATTTTGCCTACAAAATGTACGACCCTAACCAACCAGAAGGAGAACGCTGGAGAATCAGCCATATAAAACCACTTAAACCTACACTTAACTTTGCCTTTGGGTATCCGTTCTAA
- a CDS encoding DUF47 domain-containing protein yields MGIGNIFKVFQPKDKVFFVLFEKVANNLVEMSKLFHEGIKDFDINDDSLLKKMSDLEHQNDDITHEIYVELGKNFITPFDREDIHYLASALDDIADYIYASTKYIFLYKSPETNEFQELSLLIHKSCLQIKVAIENLKEFKNPAAVKEATIKINSIENIADDVHSQAMIKLFESGDPINVIKVSQVLNYLEEVTDKAEDVANILDNIIIKYA; encoded by the coding sequence ATGGGAATAGGTAATATATTCAAGGTTTTTCAGCCGAAAGATAAAGTGTTTTTCGTGCTGTTTGAAAAAGTAGCTAATAATTTAGTGGAAATGTCTAAACTGTTTCACGAAGGCATCAAAGATTTTGATATCAATGACGATTCTTTACTAAAAAAAATGAGTGACCTTGAGCATCAGAATGATGATATTACTCACGAAATTTATGTAGAATTGGGTAAAAACTTTATTACTCCTTTTGATAGGGAAGATATTCACTACTTAGCTAGTGCCTTAGATGATATAGCGGATTATATTTATGCTTCTACTAAGTATATATTTCTATATAAAAGCCCTGAAACTAACGAGTTTCAAGAACTTTCGTTGCTTATACACAAGTCTTGTTTACAGATAAAAGTAGCGATAGAAAACCTTAAAGAATTTAAAAATCCTGCGGCGGTTAAAGAGGCTACTATCAAAATCAATAGCATTGAAAACATTGCTGATGATGTGCATAGCCAAGCGATGATAAAACTATTTGAGTCTGGAGATCCTATAAATGTTATTAAGGTAAGCCAAGTGCTTAACTACTTAGAGGAGGTAACAGATAAGGCAGAAGATGTAGCTAATATCTTGGATAATATTATCATCAAATACGCTTAG
- a CDS encoding DNA-binding domain-containing protein: MNTLKAWLRPNLLTKDDPNDFVAVPLLGGSLGITEIIEALKKEGMEIQTETAVDIITRFNRKASELVLNGYSVNTGLVYMRPAIKGVFYDKTWDKEKHSVYVNVNQGTDLRKAANDTKVEILGEQSSPMSVFSITDKATGKADGTLTKGKNAEIKGTYIKIDGDNPKNGIVFKNLDTQNEVKLTKDDIVLNEPSRLLILVPTDLEAGNYELSITTQSSKGTTLLKEPRTEALSTPITIV; encoded by the coding sequence ATGAATACACTAAAAGCGTGGTTGCGTCCCAACCTACTCACGAAAGATGACCCTAACGATTTTGTAGCCGTGCCACTTCTAGGTGGTAGCCTTGGCATTACAGAAATCATAGAAGCCCTTAAAAAAGAGGGTATGGAGATACAGACTGAAACTGCGGTAGATATTATCACTCGTTTTAATCGCAAAGCCTCAGAGTTGGTACTTAATGGTTATAGCGTAAATACAGGGCTGGTGTATATGCGTCCTGCCATTAAGGGCGTGTTTTACGACAAAACTTGGGATAAGGAGAAACATTCCGTATATGTCAATGTCAATCAAGGCACCGACCTAAGAAAAGCTGCTAATGATACCAAAGTAGAAATCCTAGGCGAGCAGTCTAGCCCAATGAGTGTGTTCAGCATTACGGATAAAGCCACAGGCAAAGCAGATGGCACGCTTACCAAAGGCAAGAATGCCGAAATCAAAGGCACTTACATTAAAATAGACGGAGATAACCCTAAAAATGGCATCGTCTTTAAAAACCTAGACACTCAAAACGAAGTGAAGCTAACCAAAGACGATATTGTGCTTAACGAGCCGTCAAGGTTACTTATACTGGTTCCTACAGATTTAGAAGCGGGTAACTATGAGCTAAGCATTACCACGCAAAGCAGTAAAGGCACTACCTTACTGAAAGAACCCCGCACCGAAGCACTAAGCACACCTATTACTATTGTGTAG
- a CDS encoding chorismate mutase: MNLRDLKNDWLQNYPQPMVIAGPCSAESEEQMLETARGIKEANAKIDVFRAGIWKPRTKPGSFEGVGVIGLSWLKKVKEEFGFKTATEVANAHHVYAALEADVDILWIGARSTVNPFTVQEIAVALKGTDKPVLVKNPVNPDLALWVGALERLLAQDVKNLGAIHRGFSTYQKTQYRNIPNWHIALDFKNQFPNIPMFVDPSHICGNREGLFDITQEALNVGYEGAMIETHCTPDKAWSDASQQITPSVLDEMISRLKVRTSDISGYEDDMGKHRALISDIDFQLMELLSNRMRISEKIGALKKENNIAIFQPERWKEITEYARKKADETGMSQDFIEKIFKAIHEESIEVQNKVMIGSK, encoded by the coding sequence ATGAATTTAAGAGATTTAAAAAACGATTGGTTGCAAAACTATCCGCAGCCAATGGTGATAGCAGGACCTTGCAGTGCAGAAAGTGAGGAGCAGATGCTAGAAACAGCAAGAGGAATTAAAGAAGCTAATGCAAAGATAGATGTTTTCCGTGCAGGTATTTGGAAGCCAAGAACTAAACCAGGCTCATTTGAAGGAGTAGGGGTAATAGGGCTTAGCTGGCTTAAAAAAGTTAAAGAAGAATTTGGCTTTAAAACCGCTACCGAAGTGGCTAATGCTCACCATGTATATGCGGCTTTGGAGGCAGATGTAGATATTCTTTGGATAGGAGCTCGTTCTACGGTAAATCCTTTTACGGTGCAAGAAATTGCGGTGGCTCTCAAAGGTACAGATAAACCTGTGTTGGTTAAGAACCCTGTTAATCCAGATTTAGCTTTATGGGTAGGAGCTTTAGAGAGGCTTTTGGCACAAGATGTTAAAAATTTAGGTGCAATTCATAGAGGGTTTTCTACTTATCAGAAAACGCAATATCGTAATATACCTAACTGGCATATCGCATTAGATTTTAAAAATCAGTTTCCTAATATACCAATGTTTGTGGATCCTTCACACATTTGTGGGAATAGAGAAGGTTTGTTTGATATTACTCAAGAAGCACTTAATGTAGGCTATGAAGGAGCGATGATAGAAACTCATTGCACTCCAGATAAGGCTTGGAGCGATGCTTCGCAACAAATTACGCCATCGGTTTTAGATGAAATGATAAGTCGCCTAAAGGTAAGAACTTCGGATATTTCTGGCTACGAAGATGATATGGGGAAACATCGGGCTTTAATTTCTGATATAGACTTTCAGTTAATGGAACTTCTTTCTAACCGAATGAGAATATCGGAAAAGATAGGGGCTTTAAAGAAAGAAAATAATATTGCTATCTTCCAACCCGAAAGGTGGAAAGAAATTACAGAGTATGCTAGAAAAAAAGCTGATGAAACGGGTATGAGTCAGGATTTTATAGAAAAAATATTTAAAGCTATTCACGAAGAGTCTATCGAAGTACAAAATAAAGTAATGATAGGTTCTAAATAA
- a CDS encoding TrmH family RNA methyltransferase, with amino-acid sequence MLTSHKVKILQSLDKKKFRQKYNLFLVEGNKIIKELKNTNIEIESVYSVDSDGIEFLSDVLIPITEKELKKISFLKTPKDSVAVCYLPTPKITEDSNINLVLDGLQDPGNLGTIIRLADWFGIEQIVCSTDTVDVYNPKVIQATKGSFTRVNVVYSDIEQFLLSSPAENIGTDMEGENLYKTNFPQRFNLVLGNEGNGMRPSVERLMKRNITIPRFGNHKATESLNVSMAAGVILGQVFSDK; translated from the coding sequence ATGCTTACGAGTCATAAAGTTAAAATTTTACAATCTTTGGATAAGAAAAAATTCAGACAAAAATACAATTTGTTTTTGGTTGAAGGTAACAAAATTATCAAAGAATTAAAAAACACTAATATAGAAATAGAGTCTGTTTATTCTGTAGATAGTGATGGAATAGAGTTTTTATCTGATGTTTTAATTCCTATTACAGAAAAAGAGCTAAAGAAGATAAGTTTTCTTAAAACACCTAAAGATAGTGTAGCCGTTTGTTATTTGCCTACTCCAAAAATCACAGAAGATAGCAATATTAATTTGGTCTTAGATGGGCTTCAAGACCCAGGTAATTTAGGGACTATTATCCGCTTAGCAGATTGGTTTGGTATAGAACAGATAGTATGCAGTACAGATACCGTAGATGTTTACAATCCTAAAGTGATACAAGCTACCAAGGGCTCTTTTACTAGAGTAAATGTGGTGTATAGTGATATAGAGCAGTTTTTATTGAGTTCTCCTGCGGAAAATATAGGTACAGATATGGAGGGCGAAAATCTATATAAAACTAACTTTCCCCAAAGGTTTAATCTTGTATTAGGAAATGAAGGCAACGGAATGCGACCTAGCGTAGAACGATTGATGAAACGAAATATCACTATTCCTCGTTTTGGCAATCATAAAGCTACAGAAAGCCTTAATGTGTCTATGGCGGCTGGGGTTATTTTGGGACAGGTGTTTTCTGATAAATAA
- the metE gene encoding 5-methyltetrahydropteroyltriglutamate--homocysteine S-methyltransferase, whose protein sequence is MVKSNILGYPRIGEKRELKKANEQFWAGKITEDELQKVAKEIRTHNWKLQQEAGVDLIPSNDFSLYDQVLDATFSFNAIPTRYLELEKAKKTDLELYFALARGYQKEGIDITAMEMTKWLDTNYHYIVPEFTKDQSFSLRKNFALEYYKEAKDLGIETKPVLIGAVTYLLLGKEKEEGFHRLELLPSLLEVYRKILAELQEAGVEWVQIDEPLLVLDLDEKAQEAYREVYQKFQEEFPKLKIILTTYFEALGDNLELALSLPTKALHIDLVRAPQQLELVLDKFPEDKILSVGVVNGRNVWKNDFEDSLTLINKAKEKLGAERVFVASSSSLLHSPCNLELEDNEAVLTPEIKQWLAFAKQKVTEVATLTSIVNGVVSESAQKLIAENKKAAESRKVSELIHNKGVKERLSKITDKEAQRNSTFAHRRELQHQSLNLPLFPTTTIGSFPQTPEVRSWRAQFKKGQLTQAEYDGLLEKEIEESIRFQEDAGIDVLVHGEFERNDMVEYFGEQLEGFVFTKFGWVQSYGSRCVKPPIIFGDVSRPVPMTVRWSKFAQSLTEVPVKGMLTGPVTILQWSFVRDDQPRSATCTQIALAIRDEVVDLEKAGIKVIQIDEPAIREGLPLRKKDWQDYLEWAIRAFRISASGVQDATQIHTHMCYSEFNDIISNIADMDADVITIECSRSQMELLDVFADFKYPNEIGPGVYDIHSPRVPSVEEMSELMDKAVAVVAKEQLWVNPDCGLKTRHWEETKAALIAMVETAKKLRAKYSS, encoded by the coding sequence ATGGTAAAATCAAACATTTTAGGGTATCCTCGTATTGGGGAGAAAAGAGAACTCAAAAAGGCTAATGAGCAATTTTGGGCAGGTAAGATAACCGAAGACGAGCTACAGAAGGTAGCGAAGGAAATTCGTACTCACAACTGGAAACTGCAACAAGAGGCGGGAGTAGATTTGATTCCGTCCAACGATTTTTCGTTGTACGACCAAGTGTTAGATGCTACTTTCAGCTTTAATGCTATCCCTACGCGTTATTTGGAGTTAGAAAAAGCTAAAAAAACAGATTTGGAGCTGTATTTTGCTTTGGCTAGGGGGTATCAAAAGGAGGGGATAGATATTACTGCAATGGAAATGACCAAGTGGCTTGATACTAACTACCACTACATTGTTCCTGAATTTACTAAAGACCAATCGTTCTCGTTGCGTAAGAACTTTGCACTAGAGTATTACAAAGAGGCAAAAGATTTAGGGATTGAAACTAAACCAGTTTTGATAGGGGCTGTAACTTATCTTTTATTAGGTAAAGAGAAGGAGGAAGGTTTCCACCGTCTAGAGTTGTTACCTTCTCTACTGGAGGTTTATCGTAAGATTTTAGCCGAGCTGCAAGAGGCAGGGGTAGAGTGGGTGCAGATAGATGAGCCTCTATTGGTATTAGATTTAGATGAGAAGGCACAGGAAGCCTATAGAGAAGTTTATCAGAAGTTTCAAGAAGAGTTTCCTAAGCTTAAGATTATTTTAACTACTTATTTTGAAGCCTTGGGAGATAATTTAGAGTTAGCACTTTCTCTTCCTACAAAGGCACTCCATATCGACTTGGTGAGAGCACCGCAGCAATTAGAGCTTGTTTTAGACAAGTTTCCAGAGGATAAGATTTTATCGGTAGGGGTGGTAAACGGACGAAATGTATGGAAAAATGATTTTGAAGATTCGCTTACGCTTATCAATAAAGCTAAAGAAAAGTTAGGAGCAGAGCGTGTATTTGTGGCAAGTTCGTCGTCATTATTACATTCGCCTTGTAATTTGGAGCTGGAGGATAACGAAGCTGTCTTGACTCCAGAAATTAAACAGTGGCTAGCGTTTGCAAAGCAGAAAGTTACCGAGGTGGCTACACTTACTTCTATCGTTAATGGGGTAGTTTCGGAATCTGCACAAAAACTTATAGCAGAAAACAAAAAAGCAGCGGAAAGTAGAAAGGTATCAGAGCTTATTCATAACAAAGGGGTTAAGGAGCGTCTTTCTAAGATTACAGATAAAGAGGCACAGCGTAATAGTACTTTTGCTCATCGTAGAGAGCTACAACATCAGTCATTAAATTTACCATTGTTCCCTACAACTACTATAGGCTCGTTCCCGCAGACTCCAGAAGTTCGTAGCTGGAGAGCACAGTTTAAAAAAGGACAGCTAACCCAAGCAGAGTATGATGGGCTTTTGGAGAAGGAGATAGAAGAGTCTATCCGTTTTCAAGAGGATGCAGGTATAGATGTGCTAGTTCACGGGGAGTTTGAGCGTAATGATATGGTGGAATACTTTGGAGAGCAGCTAGAAGGCTTTGTATTTACTAAGTTTGGTTGGGTGCAGAGCTATGGGTCTCGTTGTGTAAAGCCGCCTATTATCTTTGGAGATGTTTCTCGCCCAGTACCAATGACAGTGCGTTGGTCTAAGTTTGCACAGTCTTTAACGGAAGTCCCTGTAAAGGGTATGCTTACAGGTCCTGTTACCATTTTGCAATGGTCTTTCGTAAGGGATGACCAGCCTCGTTCCGCTACTTGTACCCAAATCGCTTTAGCAATTAGAGACGAAGTGGTAGATTTAGAAAAGGCAGGGATTAAAGTGATTCAGATAGATGAACCTGCAATTAGAGAAGGTTTGCCATTAAGAAAAAAAGATTGGCAAGATTATCTAGAATGGGCAATTAGAGCCTTTCGTATATCGGCTTCGGGAGTTCAAGATGCTACTCAGATACACACGCATATGTGCTACTCGGAGTTCAATGATATTATTTCTAATATCGCTGATATGGACGCAGATGTGATTACGATAGAGTGTTCTCGTTCGCAAATGGAACTTTTAGATGTATTTGCAGACTTTAAGTATCCTAATGAGATAGGTCCTGGTGTGTACGATATTCATTCGCCTCGTGTACCTTCGGTTGAGGAAATGTCTGAACTGATGGATAAAGCAGTGGCTGTAGTTGCCAAAGAACAACTTTGGGTAAACCCAGACTGTGGACTTAAAACACGCCATTGGGAAGAAACCAAAGCCGCCCTTATAGCGATGGTGGAAACAGCGAAAAAATTAAGAGCTAAGTATTCTAGCTAA
- the dnaX gene encoding DNA polymerase III subunit gamma/tau, whose protein sequence is MENFIVSARKYRPQEFDTVVGQSHITDTLEHAIAENQLAQALLFCGPRGVGKTTCARILARKINEKDGATSEDGFSYNIFELDAASNNSVDDIRELTDQVRYAPQVGKYKVYIIDEVHMLSSQAFNAFLKTLEEPPAHAIFILATTEKHKIIPTILSRCQIYDFKRITIEDIQGHLRKIADKEGISYEDDALFLIAQKADGALRDALSIFDRLVTFTQKNITLAKAAEVLNILDYDQYIKIVDLIHANDIPNVLVAFNEIVKKGFDPHIFIAGLGNHYRDLMMAQNSSTLNLIEVGEKTKAKYAEQSQKWTAQQLVDAIEICNYADINYKSSKNPRLTVEIALMQLASLTHGTEGAKKKSF, encoded by the coding sequence ATGGAAAATTTCATAGTATCTGCGAGAAAATATCGTCCACAAGAGTTTGACACAGTTGTGGGGCAGTCGCATATTACAGATACTTTGGAGCACGCCATTGCCGAAAATCAGTTGGCTCAGGCATTATTATTCTGTGGACCTCGTGGCGTAGGTAAAACAACTTGTGCAAGGATTTTAGCAAGGAAGATTAACGAAAAAGATGGCGCTACGAGCGAAGATGGTTTTTCTTATAACATCTTTGAACTAGATGCCGCGTCTAACAACTCTGTAGATGATATACGAGAACTTACCGACCAAGTGCGTTATGCACCACAAGTAGGTAAATATAAGGTATATATTATAGATGAGGTGCATATGTTGTCTTCACAGGCTTTTAATGCATTTCTTAAAACTTTAGAAGAGCCACCTGCACACGCTATTTTTATTTTAGCAACTACGGAGAAACATAAGATTATCCCTACCATTTTGTCTAGATGTCAAATTTATGATTTCAAGAGAATTACCATAGAGGACATACAAGGACATCTTAGGAAAATAGCAGATAAAGAAGGTATTAGCTACGAAGATGACGCACTTTTCCTTATCGCTCAAAAGGCAGATGGAGCTCTTAGAGATGCTTTGTCTATTTTTGATAGATTGGTAACATTTACCCAAAAGAATATTACCCTTGCAAAAGCAGCGGAGGTACTTAACATTTTGGACTATGACCAATACATCAAAATAGTAGATTTAATCCATGCTAATGATATTCCCAATGTTTTGGTAGCGTTTAACGAAATTGTGAAAAAGGGTTTTGACCCTCATATTTTCATTGCAGGGTTGGGGAATCACTACCGAGATTTAATGATGGCTCAAAATTCATCTACTTTAAACTTGATAGAAGTAGGCGAGAAAACTAAAGCCAAATATGCGGAACAAAGCCAAAAATGGACAGCTCAGCAGTTGGTAGATGCAATAGAAATTTGCAACTATGCGGACATCAATTACAAGAGTTCCAAAAATCCTCGTCTTACGGTGGAGATAGCCCTAATGCAACTGGCTAGTCTTACCCACGGGACAGAAGGAGCTAAAAAAAAAAGTTTCTGA